The Triticum aestivum cultivar Chinese Spring chromosome 7B, IWGSC CS RefSeq v2.1, whole genome shotgun sequence genome window below encodes:
- the LOC123160906 gene encoding polygalacturonase At1g48100 → MAAASLGLPRLMLAMLVLVPLLGVGVDGRNHVHKKPPRAGVSSPHRAGAKVGTVASSPAVPPDDDATPLAPPPGGIVPSDPATPFRPEPCVFDVRAYGATGESTADDTEAFRAAWRAACAVESAVLLVPSDGTFTISTTTFSGPCKPGLVFQVDGVLMPPDGPDCWPPSDNRRQWLVFSGLDGLTLRGTGTIEGNGEEWWNLPCKPHRGPNGSTLHGPCDSPTLIRFFNSCNLAVRGLRVENSPEFHFRFDGCSDVLVDGLFIRSPANSPNTDGIHVENTERVGIYNSKISNGDDCISIGTGSYDVDIQNVTCGPGHGISIGSLGVHNSQACVANVTVRNAVIRNSDNGLRIKTWQGGMGSVSGITFDGVTMENVRNCIIIDQYYCQDKRCMNQSTAVHVTDVSYANVRGSYDVRSAPIHFACSDTVPCTNVTMAEVELLPFSGELVDDPYCWSAYGAQQTPTIPPVSCLQDGVPEALLDNPDLKCR, encoded by the exons ATGGCGGCTGCGAGTCTGGGTCTGCCGCGGTTGATGCTGGCGATGCTTGTACTGGTGCCATTGCTCGGTGTCGGCGTGGACGGGAGGAACCACGTACACAAGAAGCCTCCTCGTGCTGGTGTCAGCTCTCCGCACAGGGCTGGCGCGAAGGTGGGCACGGTGGCGTCGTCGCCGGCCGTTCCACCGGACGACGACGCGACGCCTCTGGCGCCGCCGCCGGGCGGCATTGTCCCGTCTGACCCCGCCACGCCGTTCCGGCCGGAGCCGTGCGTGTTCGACGTCCGGGCGTACGGCGCGACGGGCGAGAGCACGGCGGACGACACCGAGGCCTTCCGGGCGGCGTGGAGGGCGGCCTGCGCCGTCGAGTCGGCCGTGCTGCTGGTGCCGTCCGACGGCACCTtcaccatctccaccaccaccTTCTCCGGGCCGTGCAAGCCCGGCCTCGTGTTCCAA GTGGACGGGGTGCTGAtgccgccggacgggccggactgCTGGCCTCCGTCGGACAACCGGCGGCAGTGGCTGGTCTTCTCCGGCCTGGACGGCCTGACGCTGCGCGGCACCGGCACCATCGAAGGGAACGGCGAGGAGTGGTGGAACCTCCCCTGCAAACCCCACAGG GGTCCCAACGGGTCCACGCTGCACGGCCCGTGCGACAGCCCCACG CTGATCAGGTTCTTCAACAGCTGCAACCTGGCGGTGCGGGGCCTGAGGGTGGAGAACAGCCCCGAGTTCCACTTCCGGTTCGACGGCTGCAGCGACGTGCTCGTCGACGGGCTCTTCATCAGGTCCCCGGCCAACAGCCCCAACACCGACGGCATCCACGTCGAGAACACCGAGCGTGTCGGCATCTACAACTCCAAGATCAGCAACG GCGATGATTGCATCTCCATCGGGACCGGGAGCTACGACGTGGACATACAGAACGTAACGTGCGGCCCTGGGCACGGCATAAG CATCGGCAGCCTGGGCGTGCACAACTCGCAGGCGTGCGTGGCGAACGTGACGGTGCGGAACGCGGTGATCCGGAACTCGGACAACGGCCTCCGGATCAAGACGTGGCAGGGCGGCATGGGCTCCGTGTCCGGCATCACCTTCGACGGGGTGACCATGGAGAACGTGCGCAACTGCATCATCATCGACCAGTACTACTGCCAGGACAAGCGGTGCATGAACCAGTCCACCGCCGTGCACGTCACCGACGTCTCCTACGCCAACGTCCGGGGCTCCTACGACGTCCGCAGCGCGCCCATCCACTTCGCCTGCAGCGACACCGTGCCCTGCACCAACGTCACCATGGCCGAGGTCGAGCTGCTGCCCTTCAGCGGCGAGCTCGTCGACGACCCCTACTGCTGGAGCGCCTACGGGGCGCAGCAGACGCCCACCATCCCGCCCGTCTCCTGCCTCCAGGACGGCGTCCCGGAGGCCCTCCTCGACAACCCCGATCTCAAGTGCCGGTGA